The proteins below come from a single Panicum hallii strain FIL2 chromosome 7, PHallii_v3.1, whole genome shotgun sequence genomic window:
- the LOC112899517 gene encoding LOW QUALITY PROTEIN: DNA cross-link repair protein SNM1 (The sequence of the model RefSeq protein was modified relative to this genomic sequence to represent the inferred CDS: deleted 2 bases in 1 codon): MATAGGDGDPPQPFPADLDDNGFPALPSSPAATTTTSSGFAEDFYRSGTDWSSLRAPPPRRPPPEGAPGVKAKGKEGGSLVQSSLFQAWGLERPRREEGAGAGESSLVQRSLFQAWGIERPKREGVGAGDRSPSPSRSGSWSGRKRRRGGPDEAAAAGAMNPRTCPFYKKIPGTPFTVDAFRYGEVEGCSAYFLSHFHHDHYGGLTKKWCHGPIYCSALTARLVKMCLSINSDYICPLELDTEYVIEGVTVTLLEANHCPGAALIHFLLSDGKTYLHTGDFRASRSMQLHPLLQRGRINLLYLDTTYCNPKYKFPPQEDVIDFVVSTARRYLKKQPKTLIVVGAYSIGKENVYLAISQALEVPIYTDASRRRILHSFGWTDLSKRICPCNQSSPLHVLPLGSVNHENLKKYLGTLNQRFLAVLAFRPTGWTFSEATGKQLDLIKPRSNGSVTIYGVPYSEHSSFTELKDFVMFVRPLKVIPTVNVGNAASRDNASIFPGMAEGLVIDEA, translated from the exons ATGGCCACCGCCGGTGGCGACGGCGACCCGCCCCAGCCCTTCcccgccgacctcgacgacaACGGGTTCCCCGCTCTaccctcctcccccgccgccaccaccaccaccagcagcggCTTCGCCGAGGACTTCTACCGCAGCGGCACCGACTGGTCCTCCCtgcgcgcccctccgccgcggcggccgccccCCGAGGGGGCACCTGGGGTTAAGGCGAAGGGGAAGGAGGGCGGCTCGCTCGTGCAGAGCAGCCTCTTCCAGGCGTGGGGGCTCGAGAGGCcgcggcgggaggagggggcCGGGGCTGGGGAGTCCTCGCTCGTGCAGAGGAGCCTCTTCCAGGCGTGGGGGATCGAGAGGCCGAAGCGGGAGGGGGTCGGGGCTGGGGACCgctccccttccccctcccgCTCCGGTTCTTGGTCGGGAAGgaagcggcggcgaggaggccccgacgaggcggcggcggcgggggccatGAATCCCCGCACGTGTCCCTTTTACAAGAAGATTCCCG GCACACCATTCACTGTGGATGCATTTCGGTACGGAGAAGTTGAGGGGTGCTCTGCCTATTTCCTCAGCCATTTTCATCATGACCATTATGGTGGATTGACCAAGAAATGGTGCCATGGCCCCATCTATTGTTCTGCGCTCACGGCACGCTTGGTAAAGATGTGCCTGTCAATAAATTCAGA TTATATTTGTCCCTTGGAGCTTGATACCGAGTATGTCATCGAGGGAGTGACGGTTACCTTGTTGGAGGCCAATCATTGCCCTGGTGCAGCTCTAATTCACTTCTTACTAAGTGATGGAAAGACTTATCTCCACACTGGGGATTTCAGAGCATCGAGATCCATGCAACTCCATCCACTCCTCCAGAGAGGCCGCATAAATTTGCTTTACCTGGACACAACATATTGCAATCCCAAGTACAA GTTCCCACCCCAGGAGGATGTTATTGATTTTGTTGTGAGCACAGCTCGAAGATATCTGAAGAAGCAACCAAAAACCCTCATTGTTGTTGGGGCATATAGCATTGGGAAAGAAAATGTGTATCTAGCGATTTCTCAAGCTTTGGAG GTCCCCATATACACCGATGCATCGAGAAGACGGATTCTTCACTCATTTGGCTGGACGGACTTATCCAAAAGGATATGTCCGTGCAATCAAAGCTCACCGCTTCATGTTTTACCCCTTGGATCTGTAAACCATGAG AACTTGAAGAAGTACTTGGGGACTCTTAACCAAAGATTTCTAGCTGTGCTGGCTTTTCGGCCTACAG GTTGGACTTTCTCTGAGGCAACTGGAAAGCAGCTTGACCTAATAAAACCAAGATCTAATGGCAGTGTAACAATCTATG GTGTGCCTTATAGCGAACACTCAAGTTTCACTGAGCTTAAAGATTTTGTGATG TTTGTGAGACCTCTAAAGGTAATCCCCACTGTCAATGTTGGCAACGCGGCAAGTCGAGAT AATGCAAGCATATTTCCGGGAATGGCTGAAGGGCTCGTGATAGATGAGGCCTGA